The following coding sequences are from one Sandaracinaceae bacterium window:
- the thrS gene encoding threonine--tRNA ligase, which yields MSFDESDHRALGERLDLFHFAPEAPGMAYWHPRGWAAYRALEAAVRQRLREEGFEEVRTPQLMRREVWERSGHWAHFRDGLFVSGEDALKPVSCPGHLALAARRSLSWRDLPLRYAELGLVHRNEPSGSLHGLFRLRQFTQDDGHIMLPERDVAAEVARFLDSLAAFYRSVGFDRVQLAFSTRPAERAGSDEAWDRAEAALRAALGEREHVVHPGEGAFYGPKIELALEDRLGRAWQCGTIQLDLVLPARFGVWYADEDGARRVPAMLHRAMLGSLERFLGVLLEHHEGRLPPWLAPEQAVVLPVSDASLPYAREVHAQLTARGLRARLDPRAESLSRRVRDAHALAVPFVAVVGEREQRARRVAVRGLEGEPALELDAAVGALVEACER from the coding sequence ATGTCCTTCGACGAATCCGATCATCGCGCGCTCGGCGAGCGCCTCGACCTCTTCCACTTCGCGCCCGAGGCGCCGGGCATGGCCTACTGGCACCCGCGCGGCTGGGCCGCCTACCGCGCGCTCGAGGCGGCGGTGCGGCAGCGGCTCCGGGAGGAGGGCTTCGAGGAGGTGCGCACGCCGCAGCTCATGCGTCGGGAGGTCTGGGAGCGGAGCGGCCACTGGGCGCACTTCCGGGACGGCCTCTTCGTCTCGGGCGAGGACGCGCTCAAGCCGGTGAGCTGCCCGGGCCACCTGGCGCTGGCCGCGCGGCGCAGCCTCTCGTGGCGAGACCTGCCCCTGCGCTACGCGGAGCTGGGGCTCGTCCACAGGAACGAGCCGAGCGGCTCGCTCCACGGCCTGTTCCGGCTGCGCCAGTTCACGCAGGACGACGGCCACATCATGCTGCCGGAGCGCGACGTCGCGGCGGAGGTCGCGCGGTTCCTCGACTCGCTCGCCGCGTTCTACCGCAGCGTGGGCTTCGACCGCGTGCAGCTCGCCTTCTCGACGCGCCCCGCGGAGCGCGCGGGCTCTGACGAGGCGTGGGATCGCGCCGAGGCCGCCCTGCGCGCCGCCCTCGGCGAGCGTGAGCACGTCGTGCACCCGGGAGAGGGAGCGTTCTACGGACCGAAGATCGAGCTCGCGCTCGAGGACCGCCTCGGTCGCGCGTGGCAGTGCGGCACGATCCAGCTCGACCTCGTGCTCCCGGCGCGCTTCGGCGTCTGGTACGCCGACGAAGACGGGGCGCGGCGGGTCCCCGCCATGCTGCACCGGGCGATGCTCGGCAGCCTGGAGCGCTTCCTCGGCGTCCTGCTCGAGCACCACGAGGGGCGCCTGCCGCCGTGGCTCGCGCCCGAGCAAGCGGTGGTGCTCCCGGTCTCGGACGCCTCGCTGCCGTACGCGAGAGAAGTGCACGCGCAGCTGACGGCGCGGGGCCTCAGGGCGAGGCTCGATCCGCGGGCGGAGAGCCTGTCGCGGCGAGTCCGGGACGCGCACGCCCTGGCGGTGCCCTTCGTCGCCGTCGTCGGCGAGCGCGAGCAGCGCGCGCGGAGAGTCGCGGTGCGGGGGCTGGAGGGAGAGCCCGCGCTGGAGCTGGACGCCGCGGTGGGTGCGCTGGTCGAGGCCTGCGAGCGATAG
- a CDS encoding right-handed parallel beta-helix repeat-containing protein, whose amino-acid sequence MGRLTWVALAAMAAWGCDGGEQADAGPRPDGAAPIDGGRVDASDPPPDGGDDPDASSPDGGMPTPACAPPPAFDVGVTYARTLHVATDGDDGNDGSAGAPLQTIGAAARMATPGTEVRVAAGTYPAQNLGTVQGEEGAPIAFVADGDVTIDASSGTGWAMQDAAWVVIEGFTIADAMVHGMNLDDGGDYSTPAHHLVLRNLTVRDAGSGGNNDCIKMSGVDDFWLIGNEISGCDRGEAVDMVGCHRGVITGNHVHDVVQNGVQAKGGSADTLIHGNLFEDIPGRAVNAGGSTGLAFFRPDDAPHEAARIRVQSNVFVRVGGMSGASIAYVGCDACSFVHNTIVEPQTWIARILQESTDARFVPSRDGVFANNIIVLNTADLRTWVNVGGGTSPETFTFANNLWFALDEDASWSGPTFSDGIPPETGAIIQMDPLMIDRAGGDYRLMPGSPAQGAGRAETLAGDRSGACYAEPPTLGAYEIAP is encoded by the coding sequence ATGGGCAGACTGACCTGGGTGGCGCTCGCCGCGATGGCGGCGTGGGGATGCGATGGCGGCGAGCAAGCGGACGCGGGCCCACGCCCGGACGGCGCGGCGCCGATCGACGGCGGCCGCGTCGACGCGAGCGACCCGCCCCCCGACGGAGGCGACGACCCGGACGCGTCGAGCCCCGACGGGGGCATGCCCACGCCGGCCTGCGCGCCGCCCCCCGCGTTCGACGTCGGCGTGACCTACGCCCGCACGCTCCACGTCGCGACCGACGGCGACGACGGCAACGACGGCTCGGCGGGCGCGCCGCTCCAGACCATCGGCGCGGCCGCGCGCATGGCCACGCCGGGCACCGAGGTGCGCGTCGCCGCGGGCACCTACCCCGCGCAGAACCTCGGCACCGTCCAGGGCGAGGAGGGCGCCCCGATCGCGTTCGTCGCGGACGGCGACGTGACCATCGACGCGTCGAGCGGAACGGGCTGGGCGATGCAGGACGCGGCGTGGGTCGTCATCGAGGGCTTCACCATCGCCGACGCCATGGTGCACGGCATGAACCTCGACGACGGCGGCGACTACAGCACCCCCGCGCACCACCTCGTCCTGCGCAACCTGACCGTGCGCGACGCGGGCAGCGGCGGCAACAACGATTGCATCAAGATGAGCGGCGTCGACGACTTCTGGCTCATCGGCAACGAGATCAGCGGCTGTGACCGCGGTGAAGCGGTGGACATGGTCGGCTGCCACCGCGGCGTCATCACCGGCAACCACGTGCACGACGTCGTGCAGAACGGCGTGCAGGCCAAGGGCGGCAGCGCCGACACGCTCATCCACGGCAACCTCTTCGAGGACATCCCCGGCCGCGCGGTGAACGCGGGCGGCTCGACCGGCCTCGCCTTCTTCCGCCCCGACGACGCCCCGCACGAGGCGGCGCGCATCCGCGTGCAGTCCAACGTCTTCGTCCGCGTGGGCGGGATGAGCGGCGCGTCCATCGCCTACGTCGGCTGCGACGCGTGTTCGTTCGTCCACAACACGATCGTCGAGCCGCAGACCTGGATCGCGCGCATCCTTCAGGAGTCGACCGACGCGCGCTTCGTGCCGTCGCGGGACGGAGTGTTCGCGAACAACATCATCGTGCTGAACACGGCCGACCTCCGGACCTGGGTCAACGTCGGCGGGGGCACGTCTCCGGAGACCTTCACGTTCGCCAACAACCTGTGGTTCGCGCTCGACGAAGACGCCTCCTGGTCCGGCCCCACCTTCTCGGATGGCATCCCGCCGGAGACGGGGGCGATCATCCAGATGGATCCGCTGATGATCGATCGCGCCGGCGGCGACTACCGCCTGATGCCCGGGAGCCCGGCGCAGGGCGCGGGTCGCGCGGAGACGCTCGCGGGGGACCGCAGCGGCGCTTGCTACGCGGAGCCTCCGACCCTCGGCGCGTACGAGATCGCGCCTTGA
- the def gene encoding peptide deformylase, giving the protein MTLLKIAQIGNPILREPAAEVTPQQLQSQEVQTFIDDLVETMRDASGAGLAANQVHVPLRICALEVKDNPRYPYKPNIPLTVLVNPRLTPLSDETFENYEGCLSVPDLRGVVRRHAELKVEAFDRHGEPIDVVVRGVTAGTYQHECDHLDGKLFVDRVEDPKTLCTWKEFGRHHEAAFRDRVLGLVERWGS; this is encoded by the coding sequence ATGACCCTCCTCAAGATCGCCCAGATCGGTAACCCCATCCTCCGCGAGCCAGCCGCGGAGGTGACCCCGCAGCAGCTCCAGTCGCAGGAGGTGCAGACCTTCATCGACGACCTCGTCGAGACGATGCGGGACGCCTCCGGCGCCGGCCTCGCGGCCAACCAGGTGCACGTGCCCTTGCGGATCTGCGCGCTCGAGGTGAAGGACAACCCGCGCTATCCGTACAAGCCCAACATCCCGCTCACCGTGCTCGTGAACCCGAGGCTGACGCCGCTCTCGGACGAGACCTTCGAGAACTACGAGGGCTGCCTGAGCGTGCCCGATCTGCGAGGCGTGGTGCGGCGCCACGCGGAGCTGAAGGTCGAGGCCTTCGACCGCCACGGCGAGCCGATCGACGTCGTCGTCCGGGGCGTGACCGCCGGGACCTACCAGCACGAGTGCGACCACCTCGACGGCAAGCTCTTCGTCGACCGGGTCGAGGATCCGAAGACCCTGTGCACCTGGAAGGAGTTCGGTCGGCACCACGAGGCCGCGTTCCGCGATCGCGTGCTCGGGCTCGTCGAGCGCTGGGGCTCCTGA
- a CDS encoding dual specificity protein phosphatase family protein gives MRFGLLQMALGVALMAAGPVYGNFAWALAWPGVSVFYVGCGYLGLGPAVFGKDAQLGRLTTWRLLLVLPYLVVAWTLWQLKGRLLGERPHDEVAPGILVGRRPISARELPADARLVVDLTSEFPRSAWTAKVDRYVCVPTLDTAAPTEAELRALVDELAEEAGPIFVHCAMGHGRSATFAAALIIRRGLAADVDDAIALMKRARPGVHLHAVQRSAVARLAASSNRALPETP, from the coding sequence ATGCGTTTCGGCCTCCTCCAGATGGCGCTCGGCGTCGCGCTCATGGCCGCGGGGCCCGTCTACGGAAACTTCGCGTGGGCGCTCGCGTGGCCCGGCGTCAGCGTCTTCTACGTCGGCTGCGGCTACCTCGGGCTCGGCCCCGCCGTGTTCGGCAAGGACGCGCAGCTCGGGCGCCTGACGACCTGGCGCCTCCTGCTCGTGCTCCCCTACCTCGTCGTCGCGTGGACGCTCTGGCAGCTGAAGGGGCGGCTCCTCGGCGAGCGCCCCCACGACGAGGTCGCCCCCGGGATCCTCGTCGGCCGCCGTCCGATCAGCGCGCGCGAGCTCCCCGCGGACGCGCGGCTCGTGGTCGACCTGACGAGCGAGTTCCCGCGCTCCGCGTGGACCGCCAAGGTGGACCGCTACGTCTGCGTGCCCACCCTCGACACCGCCGCGCCCACCGAGGCCGAGCTCCGCGCGCTCGTGGACGAGCTGGCGGAGGAGGCGGGCCCGATCTTCGTGCACTGCGCGATGGGGCACGGCCGGAGCGCCACCTTCGCCGCCGCCCTCATCATCCGGCGCGGCCTCGCGGCCGACGTCGACGACGCCATCGCCCTGATGAAGCGCGCGCGCCCCGGCGTGCACCTGCACGCGGTGCAACGCAGCGCGGTGGCGCGCCTCGCAGCCTCCTCGAACCGCGCGCTTCCGGAGACCCCATGA
- a CDS encoding aminopeptidase P family protein, translated as MQLSMAPTAAVKARRARLAQRLDGTRALLAAGEPRARNYPAATYPFRASSHFLYLVGLPIPEAMLLVEGEQSTLFVPPHDPADALWHGALPSYAEIGEAVGCAVRPLTELPSLGGADAIATGTIPTVDARGRAAQERALGRPLATRTEADERVIDALIALRLVHDEAAVVGLREAAEATRAAHLAGMKATRPGVREAEVRAAMIHEFSRRDLSAAYGPIVTVHGEILHNDVYHHTLADGDLLLADVGAESSGGWAGDVTRTWPVNGTFSDTQRVMYEIVLAAQEAAIAKVAPGVRYRDVHLAAARALASGLVELGVLRGDPDELVADGVHALFFPHGVGHLIGLDVHDMEDLGDRAGYAPGRSRSEQFGLAYLRLDRDLEAGMAVTIEPGFYQVPAILEDEARVSVAGDRLNRDALARFSDVRGIRIEDDVLVTETGAEVLTRDIPKRAADVEAAVG; from the coding sequence ATGCAGCTCTCGATGGCCCCCACGGCGGCGGTGAAGGCGCGCCGCGCGCGGCTCGCGCAGCGCCTGGATGGGACGCGCGCGCTCCTCGCCGCGGGCGAGCCCCGCGCACGCAACTACCCCGCCGCGACCTACCCCTTCCGCGCGTCGAGCCACTTCCTCTACCTGGTGGGCCTGCCCATCCCCGAGGCGATGCTGCTCGTCGAGGGCGAGCAGAGCACCCTCTTCGTGCCGCCCCACGACCCCGCCGACGCGCTGTGGCACGGCGCCCTCCCCTCGTACGCCGAGATCGGCGAGGCGGTGGGCTGCGCGGTGCGACCGCTGACGGAGCTTCCGTCGCTCGGCGGCGCCGACGCCATCGCCACCGGGACCATCCCCACCGTCGACGCGCGCGGCCGCGCGGCCCAGGAGCGAGCGCTGGGGCGACCGCTCGCCACCCGGACCGAGGCCGACGAGCGGGTGATCGACGCCCTGATCGCGCTCCGGCTCGTGCACGACGAGGCCGCGGTGGTGGGCCTCCGCGAGGCGGCCGAGGCGACCCGCGCCGCGCACCTCGCGGGCATGAAGGCGACCCGGCCCGGCGTCCGGGAGGCCGAGGTGCGGGCGGCGATGATCCACGAATTCTCCCGGCGCGACCTGAGCGCGGCCTACGGCCCGATCGTCACCGTGCACGGCGAGATCCTGCACAACGACGTCTACCACCACACCCTCGCGGACGGAGACCTCCTGCTCGCCGACGTGGGCGCCGAGTCCTCCGGCGGCTGGGCGGGCGACGTGACGCGCACCTGGCCCGTCAACGGGACGTTCTCGGACACCCAGCGCGTGATGTACGAGATCGTGCTCGCGGCGCAGGAGGCCGCCATCGCGAAGGTGGCGCCCGGGGTGCGCTACCGCGACGTGCACCTCGCGGCGGCGCGCGCGCTCGCGAGCGGCCTGGTGGAGCTCGGCGTCCTGCGCGGCGATCCGGACGAGCTGGTCGCGGACGGCGTGCACGCGCTCTTCTTCCCGCACGGCGTCGGCCACCTGATCGGGCTCGACGTGCACGACATGGAGGACCTGGGCGACCGCGCGGGCTACGCCCCGGGCCGGAGCCGGAGCGAGCAGTTCGGGCTCGCGTACCTGCGGCTCGACCGCGACCTCGAGGCGGGCATGGCCGTGACGATCGAGCCCGGCTTCTACCAGGTGCCGGCCATCCTCGAGGACGAGGCGCGCGTCTCGGTCGCCGGGGATCGCCTGAACCGCGACGCCCTGGCCCGCTTCTCCGACGTGCGCGGCATCCGGATCGAAGACGACGTGCTGGTGACGGAGACCGGCGCGGAGGTCCTCACCCGCGACATCCCGAAGCGCGCGGCCGACGTCGAGGCGGCGGTCGGCTGA
- a CDS encoding protein kinase yields the protein MSEAAHTDPLIGTTIAERYRIEAPLGEGGIGRVYRARHETLGRAVALKVLLAQYESIPVLKQRFEREAKALAALSHPNIVTVTDFGVEGDMPYLVMELLEGVDLSGLVHGPPLEPQRALEIVRQALRALDYAHAQGLVHRDLKPHNVFVREMGDGTDHVEVLDFGLARFVGDAAKHSPKLTQQGALLGTPAYMAPEQASGMEADARADVYAMGCVLFEALTGRRVFESNDPGQVLKAHLLSPPPRMSQADPGLAVDASLERLVARALAKSAPERFQSAKEMLDALDALPPDAVRRVGPRPARSAPVSGVAPTQAPAISAPTAAGTPKALEQRQQQAASEGSIHLPQSRLPLMAGLGCGVVLIMGLLGGGIMWASDAFSSEEQGDTPPAPVPGVQPSPVAPPTPSAPARPAARDPFAGAVPEELAGLKRRAEAVRRGSRPARQLLSDISRYQSAHPDDPRPHLVLAHLYVRARWLSRALPEYQTALALDESVRGYAELLPDLLEMVRSNSLETEAGDVVRDVFGAAARPAVQAALEERMRPEERQHLEALLARLPAAP from the coding sequence ATGAGCGAGGCGGCCCACACGGACCCGCTGATCGGCACGACGATCGCGGAGCGGTACCGGATCGAGGCGCCCCTCGGGGAGGGCGGCATCGGCCGCGTGTACCGGGCGCGGCACGAGACCCTCGGCCGCGCCGTCGCGCTCAAGGTCCTGCTCGCGCAGTATGAGAGCATCCCCGTCCTGAAGCAGCGCTTCGAGCGGGAGGCCAAGGCCCTCGCCGCGCTCTCGCACCCGAACATCGTCACCGTCACCGACTTCGGCGTCGAGGGCGACATGCCCTACCTCGTGATGGAGCTGCTCGAGGGGGTGGATCTGTCCGGGCTCGTGCACGGCCCGCCGCTCGAGCCCCAGCGCGCGCTCGAGATCGTGCGTCAGGCGCTCCGCGCGCTCGACTACGCGCACGCGCAGGGGCTCGTGCACCGCGACCTCAAGCCGCACAACGTCTTCGTGCGCGAGATGGGGGACGGGACCGATCACGTCGAGGTGCTCGACTTCGGCCTCGCGCGCTTCGTCGGCGACGCGGCCAAGCACTCGCCCAAGCTCACGCAGCAAGGCGCCTTGCTGGGTACGCCCGCGTACATGGCCCCCGAGCAGGCGTCCGGGATGGAGGCCGACGCGCGCGCGGACGTCTACGCGATGGGGTGCGTGCTCTTCGAGGCGCTCACCGGCCGCCGCGTCTTCGAGAGCAACGATCCGGGGCAGGTGCTCAAGGCGCATCTGCTCAGCCCGCCGCCGCGCATGAGCCAGGCGGATCCCGGGCTGGCCGTCGACGCGTCGCTCGAGCGCCTGGTCGCTCGCGCCCTGGCCAAGAGCGCGCCCGAGCGCTTCCAGAGCGCCAAGGAGATGCTCGACGCGCTCGACGCGCTGCCTCCCGATGCGGTGCGCCGCGTGGGCCCGCGCCCCGCGCGCTCCGCGCCCGTCAGCGGCGTCGCGCCGACGCAGGCGCCCGCCATCTCGGCGCCCACCGCGGCGGGCACGCCGAAGGCCCTCGAGCAGCGTCAACAGCAAGCGGCGAGCGAGGGGAGCATTCATCTCCCGCAGTCCCGCCTCCCGCTGATGGCCGGGCTGGGCTGCGGCGTGGTGCTGATCATGGGCCTGCTCGGCGGCGGCATCATGTGGGCGAGCGACGCGTTCTCGTCGGAGGAGCAGGGCGACACGCCGCCCGCGCCCGTGCCGGGCGTCCAACCGTCGCCCGTCGCGCCGCCCACGCCATCTGCGCCCGCGCGTCCGGCCGCGCGCGACCCCTTCGCGGGCGCGGTGCCGGAGGAGCTGGCCGGGCTGAAGCGACGGGCGGAGGCGGTGCGCCGCGGCAGCCGCCCCGCGCGGCAGCTCCTGAGCGACATCAGCCGCTACCAGAGCGCGCATCCGGACGACCCACGCCCGCACCTCGTCCTGGCCCACCTCTACGTGCGCGCGCGCTGGCTCAGCCGCGCCCTGCCCGAGTACCAGACCGCGCTCGCGCTCGACGAGAGCGTGCGCGGGTACGCCGAGCTGCTCCCCGACCTGCTGGAGATGGTCCGCAGCAACTCGCTCGAGACCGAGGCGGGCGACGTGGTGCGCGACGTCTTCGGGGCCGCGGCTCGCCCCGCGGTGCAGG